CGCCCTCATCGACATACTCCTTCTGCGCGTAAATAACCGGCAACCGGTATTTGACGGCAAGCTCGACGATCCGCTTTCTTTCGGCGAAAAAGATGGGGCGGATCACCATAATCGCATTGACCTGCTTCTGCTTTGCGGTTTTAAAGAAGCTCTCTAAACCTTTGGCGTCCGGTTGAGTCTCGATCTCCTCCAATTCCAGCTTCAGGTACAGAGCCGCAGCCCTGAGATCTTTCATTTGGAGGTCGCTTGATATTGACCTGCTGGATCCTGGTGCCAGAGGTAGCTGCGGAAGTCCAACTCGAGCGAGCTTCGGGACCGCGTCCTTGAGTACCTCCAGCCTTTTGGTATTTAGCTCGACCTGTAATGTCGAAACCCCCGTGACATTGCCTCCCGGCCGAGCCAGACTAGCAATCAGACCCGCACCCACGGGGTCCGCAGAGCCCGTCATCACGATGGGAATGGTAGTAGTGGCGCGCTGGCCGCTAACGCCGATGCCGTGGCTGTGACCACAATTAGATCAACCTTAAGACGAACCAACTCCGCGGCAAGCTCAGGTAGACGGTCGGCCTTTCCTTCGGAAAACCGGTACTCAATGGTAATATTCTTTCCCTCGATCCAGCCAAGCCTTCGCACCTCCTGCCAGAACGCCAGCAGGCGAACCGCGCTGCCAGAAGCAGTGGTATTATCCAGGACACCTATGCGAAAGATTTTTCCCGCCTGCTGCGCGTGGGCTGAAAAGGGAAAAGCTAAGAGCACAGAGCAAAAAGCTCGCCGAGTGATTTTTTTGTGCATGGGTTTCTCCGATTCTTCTTCCTCGCCCTTTGGGAGAGGATCGAGGTGAGGGTCCGGTGTTCCAACGCAACGGCCCTCACCCTAACCCTCTCCCAGCGGGAGAGGGAAAAGATGGGGTACTAATTCAAGTTATACAGCGCCGCACAATTATCCCAGAGAATCTTCTTCTGGCTCTGCTTCGAAACGTTTTTCATTTCGAGAAATTCCTCCACCGCTTCAGGGAAATCCGAATCGCCGTGGGGATAGTCGGTGGAAAAGACAATCTTATCGTCACCAATCAAATCGATAATCATCGGCAGCTCTTTTTCATGCTCGGTAGAGATCCAACACTGGCGCTGGAAGTATTCGCTGGGCTTAAGCTTGCCCGCGGTCGGGAAGCGGCCTTTGGCCATGGCGTTGTCCATGCGGTGCAGCAGGAAAGAAACCCAGCCGCAGTAACATTCCAAGAAAGCTAGTTTTAATTTCGGGTGGCGCTCACACACGCCGCCGCCGATGGTGTCGACCATGGCAACCATGTTTTCCAACGGATGGGACACCACGTGGCGCAGCAATAAATTGTCGCCGAAGCGGTCGCCGATCTGCGTCACTTCGCCGGCCGCCGTGGCCGAGTGGAAACCGATAGGTACGTTAAGTTCTTCAAGGCACGACCAGAGCGAATCGAAATAACGCGCGTGCCAGGGCAGATTGCGCATCGGCTCGGGTCGGGCATAAACGCCAGCGAAGCCCAGCTTGCCGACGGCGCGCTGCGCTTCTTTGACTGCCTCGTTGGGATCTTGCAGCGGCATCATCGCCGCGCCTTTGAGCCGCTTGGGATCGGTCTGGCAAAAATCGTAGAGCCAGTTGTTATAGGCCCGCGCGATCGCGGCGGCAAGCTTCGGGTCCATCTCGTCGCGCATCATGATGCCCAAACCGATGGACGGATAGAGCACCGCGACATCCAAACCTTCGCGATCCATGGCCGCCAGCTGAGTTTTCGCGTCAAAACCCTGGGCACGATAGTCGGCGATCTCGTTGTCGATCCGAGTGGCGTCGAAGATGCCGCCGCGATAGGTCGGCTGATAGCCCTGAAGAATTTTCCCCTCGATCATCACCATCGCCGAGCTGCGCGCCGTCGAGCTAAGAATCTTCGGCGCCCGCTCGCGCCACTCCGGCTCCATATACATGTCCCACAAATTTCCCGGCTCGCGCAGATGCATATCGGAATCGAGAATCTTAAAACCGTCTTTCATACCGTCAGTCCTCCGCTGAATATTGATTAAAACAAGTATCCCGTAACCCTTCGCACTGTCAACAAACAGAGCAGCGACGAAGGCAATGATTTCTGCCTTCTTGGTTTCCCCCTTTGGAAAAGGGGGACCAAGGGGGATTTGGTTGCCGTGTGGGGCGGTTGTCCTCGTTCGTCAGAATGGCGCAGCCAAACTCCCAATAATAAAATCTCCCCTCCCCCTCTTTTCCAAAGAGGGGTAAGAACGCGCCGGCAACTGCGCGCTTGTATCCCGCGCCGACGCTACGCTATAAGAATCCCAACGCCAATCGCGCGGAGGCTTCATGTTCGACTTTCTTTTTCCCAACCATCCGTTCGGCGGCCACACGTTGCGGCTGGTCGCACAAGCGCAGCAGGGCGGCGCCGATGTGTTCGACATCGCCCGCGCCATGAAGAACGTCGAAGCCGGCGACAAAGATGCATGGGAACGCGAGTGGCTGGCGCTGGCGGACAAGACCGAAGCGGGGGCCCACGCCGCCCTCGCTGCCGGCCATCAAAGCACGGCGCGGCAAAACTTTTTCCACGCCAGCAATTATTATCGAATGTCCGACGTGCTCTTGACGATCGCGGAGGAAACCAAACGTGGGGAACGCTTTCGCAAGTCGCAAGAAAACTTTCGCGCCGCGGCGCGAATCAATCCAACCAAGATAGACGTCATCACCGTGCGCTGCGGAAATGAAGAATACGACGGCTACTTCTGCCATCCG
This Deltaproteobacteria bacterium DNA region includes the following protein-coding sequences:
- a CDS encoding amidohydrolase; this encodes MKDGFKILDSDMHLREPGNLWDMYMEPEWRERAPKILSSTARSSAMVMIEGKILQGYQPTYRGGIFDATRIDNEIADYRAQGFDAKTQLAAMDREGLDVAVLYPSIGLGIMMRDEMDPKLAAAIARAYNNWLYDFCQTDPKRLKGAAMMPLQDPNEAVKEAQRAVGKLGFAGVYARPEPMRNLPWHARYFDSLWSCLEELNVPIGFHSATAAGEVTQIGDRFGDNLLLRHVVSHPLENMVAMVDTIGGGVCERHPKLKLAFLECYCGWVSFLLHRMDNAMAKGRFPTAGKLKPSEYFQRQCWISTEHEKELPMIIDLIGDDKIVFSTDYPHGDSDFPEAVEEFLEMKNVSKQSQKKILWDNCAALYNLN